In one Puniceicoccus vermicola genomic region, the following are encoded:
- a CDS encoding class I SAM-dependent methyltransferase, protein MEQTVTGIDSVVSFRNSQGARGRGTLVHITRSMAVFEVYNPFSVVQLSEVMQEILISRGERVIYRGKGVVTSIVTTGLMTIVSATFTDAWSDPGALRPGKSLETEIQDFIHGWEKGHDLSPSYQLVVNKMGTFFSEISRWIEEVEVALLEDSKHNQVSEESFRGSIERPVIGKVGEFFRLFESEARKIPPEEVPVYKAFARRELHPFILCAPFAHRTYSKPLGYAGDYEMVNMMLQESTSRGNNTYARIFQDIQTNVAACAAHRNRIDFLQNHLAEEANRVQDEMRTCNILNVGCGPAVEVQRFIRENDACEECVFTLMDFNEETLEYTSGRIEEAIRESGRQPMIKFIQRSIDELLKDVHDQKEEIVPTYDVVYCAGLFDYFPDNVCRNLVSLYYRWVKPGGLPMATNVTPTNPDRCTMEHLLEWYLIYRDEENMLSLAPSGSSPKVETDETGVNVFLSIRKP, encoded by the coding sequence TTGGAACAAACGGTCACAGGCATTGATAGCGTCGTCTCCTTCCGCAACAGTCAAGGCGCTCGCGGGAGGGGCACACTCGTCCACATAACTCGTTCGATGGCCGTATTCGAGGTCTACAACCCGTTTTCGGTCGTGCAACTGAGCGAGGTGATGCAGGAAATCCTCATCTCGCGCGGAGAACGTGTCATCTACCGCGGCAAAGGGGTCGTCACCAGCATCGTGACGACCGGGCTCATGACCATCGTCTCGGCGACCTTCACCGACGCGTGGAGCGACCCGGGAGCCCTCCGTCCGGGGAAAAGTCTGGAAACCGAGATCCAGGACTTCATCCACGGATGGGAAAAAGGCCACGACCTCTCCCCTTCCTACCAACTGGTCGTGAATAAAATGGGGACCTTTTTCTCGGAAATCAGCCGCTGGATCGAGGAGGTCGAAGTCGCTCTACTTGAGGATTCGAAACACAACCAGGTCAGCGAAGAGAGTTTCCGCGGCTCCATCGAGCGCCCGGTCATCGGAAAAGTGGGGGAATTTTTTCGTCTGTTCGAATCGGAGGCGCGGAAGATTCCGCCCGAGGAAGTCCCGGTCTACAAGGCCTTTGCCCGCCGGGAATTGCATCCATTCATCCTCTGCGCTCCTTTCGCCCACCGCACCTACTCGAAACCGCTCGGGTACGCGGGCGACTACGAGATGGTCAATATGATGTTGCAGGAATCGACGAGCCGAGGGAACAACACCTACGCCCGGATTTTCCAAGACATTCAAACGAATGTGGCCGCCTGCGCAGCGCACCGCAACCGCATCGATTTCTTGCAGAATCACCTCGCCGAAGAAGCGAACCGCGTGCAAGACGAGATGCGCACTTGCAACATCCTCAACGTCGGGTGCGGCCCAGCCGTCGAGGTCCAGCGCTTCATCCGCGAAAATGATGCCTGTGAGGAGTGCGTTTTTACTCTGATGGATTTCAACGAAGAGACACTGGAATATACTTCCGGCCGGATCGAAGAAGCCATTCGGGAGTCGGGACGGCAGCCGATGATCAAGTTTATCCAGCGCTCGATCGACGAACTGCTCAAAGACGTGCACGACCAGAAAGAGGAAATCGTCCCCACCTATGATGTCGTTTATTGCGCGGGCCTGTTCGATTACTTTCCCGACAACGTCTGTCGAAACCTCGTCAGCCTCTACTACCGCTGGGTCAAACCCGGGGGACTGCCCATGGCCACCAACGTAACGCCGACCAACCCGGACCGTTGCACTATGGAGCACCTCCTCGAATGGTATTTGATCTATCGCGACGAAGAGAACATGCTCTCCCTGGCTCCATCCGGCAGCTCCCCCAAAGTCGAAACGGATGAAACTGGAGTGAACGTGTTCCTCTCCATTCGCAAACCGTAG
- a CDS encoding ATP-binding protein, which translates to MSSRESTATPEILSEYHQVDNHRRLVRLRIALLFSILFFPPGYLIDLLVYPESSPHLLKIRLAVAIGFSALLLLTRLRLHRTALIWFGIIIAILDIAVFCGMTLVTNGAYSPYYAGINLILLSISILMPWTIWETATVSAVGLLLYVGACLSASGMGILAQPVFLNNSFFVFITGAICVISSGIQSRARFSDFQLRHQLDVQNRELQALDRLKTNFFSNVTHELRTPLTLILGPVETILKKSHDLPPQIHENLLLAQRNALRLLKLINDLLDLTRMEQGENVLSLRRFRLEPYLGGIVDSVRHLGLAKGISIRLLEGNSEDTLEADPAKLEKVVLNLLTNAVKFTPRGGTISVSWERQGDRELISVADTGVGISLADQEKIFDRFYQVSGDSGRQSQGVGIGLALVKELVEQHGGTLRVASESGRGSTFTADLPVAAAHDETVPLLEPSGSNEEDSEPFREAFRSADRTFINREVENSDDVRVLGSGQFTVLVVEDEPDVLRYISGFLSEKHRVVLVREGSQTEALVEEFQPDLLLLDWMLPDRSGLSICHDLRQDPKHSDRKIVILTARVDEESKMEALKAGADDFLLKPFSSLELQTRIDNLLRSGELQKRLRERNTELQETLHKLEQTEAQLIQSEKMNALGSLSAGLLHEINNPLNYAFSGIQLLEMNPEGLDEDSKETVADIRDGIKRVIDVIRDLKTFAYPEKPGRQSRFPIREIVDPARKIATRELEDIEFVEEFSDDLTLDGQKTQWLHVLINLFTNAGRALHEEPDNPHPRIILRAEKTDKGLLLSCTDNGPGIPKEIIKRIFDPFFTTRDVGEGMGMGLSICRTIVENHGGSMEVKAIPNQETTFTIFIPESQTKEDHE; encoded by the coding sequence ATGTCTTCCCGGGAATCAACGGCCACTCCAGAAATCCTCTCGGAGTACCACCAAGTCGATAATCACCGCCGCCTCGTCCGGCTGCGGATTGCCCTGCTATTTTCGATTCTCTTTTTCCCTCCCGGCTATCTTATCGACCTTCTCGTCTACCCGGAGAGCAGTCCCCATCTCTTGAAAATCCGACTCGCTGTCGCCATCGGTTTTTCGGCATTGCTACTCCTGACGCGATTGCGGCTGCATCGCACCGCGCTCATCTGGTTCGGGATCATTATTGCGATCCTCGACATCGCGGTTTTTTGCGGCATGACTCTCGTCACCAATGGGGCCTACTCCCCCTATTATGCTGGCATCAATCTCATTCTGCTGAGCATCTCGATTCTGATGCCATGGACGATATGGGAAACCGCAACGGTCTCCGCCGTTGGCCTCCTGCTGTATGTCGGGGCGTGCCTCTCCGCATCGGGCATGGGGATTCTCGCCCAGCCTGTTTTCCTCAACAACAGTTTCTTTGTCTTCATCACCGGCGCTATCTGCGTAATTTCTTCGGGCATACAATCACGAGCCCGCTTCTCGGATTTTCAACTGCGCCACCAACTGGACGTGCAAAACCGAGAGCTGCAGGCCCTCGACCGGCTCAAGACAAACTTCTTCTCGAACGTGACCCACGAGCTTCGCACCCCGCTGACGCTCATCCTCGGCCCGGTTGAGACGATCCTCAAGAAATCGCACGATCTGCCGCCTCAAATCCACGAGAATCTTCTCCTCGCCCAGCGTAATGCTCTCCGGTTGCTGAAACTGATCAACGACTTGCTGGACCTGACCCGAATGGAACAAGGGGAGAATGTCCTCTCCCTCCGACGATTCCGGCTGGAGCCCTACCTCGGAGGCATCGTGGACTCGGTGCGCCACCTCGGTCTGGCAAAGGGGATTTCGATTCGCCTTCTCGAAGGGAATTCCGAAGACACCCTGGAGGCCGATCCCGCCAAGCTGGAAAAGGTCGTCCTCAACCTGTTGACCAATGCAGTCAAGTTCACCCCCCGGGGTGGAACGATTTCGGTAAGCTGGGAACGGCAGGGGGACCGTGAACTCATCAGCGTGGCCGATACGGGAGTGGGAATCTCGCTGGCCGACCAAGAGAAAATCTTCGACCGCTTTTATCAAGTCTCTGGAGATTCGGGCCGCCAATCACAGGGGGTGGGCATTGGGCTCGCACTCGTCAAAGAACTTGTCGAGCAGCACGGAGGCACTCTCCGTGTGGCCAGCGAATCCGGACGAGGGTCCACCTTCACCGCAGATCTTCCAGTGGCTGCCGCCCACGACGAGACCGTTCCCCTGCTCGAACCGAGCGGCAGCAACGAGGAGGACTCCGAACCCTTCCGCGAGGCCTTTCGCTCGGCCGACCGCACCTTCATTAACCGCGAGGTCGAAAATTCGGACGATGTCCGCGTCCTCGGATCGGGACAGTTCACCGTCTTGGTGGTCGAGGACGAGCCGGACGTTCTTCGCTACATATCCGGGTTTCTCTCGGAAAAGCATCGAGTCGTCCTCGTGCGCGAAGGGAGCCAGACCGAAGCGCTGGTCGAAGAGTTCCAGCCCGACCTCCTCCTCCTGGACTGGATGCTTCCCGATCGCAGTGGTCTCTCGATCTGCCACGACCTGCGCCAGGATCCCAAGCATTCGGACCGGAAGATCGTCATCCTCACCGCGCGAGTCGACGAAGAGTCGAAGATGGAAGCGCTGAAGGCCGGAGCCGATGACTTCCTCCTGAAGCCATTCAGCAGTCTCGAACTGCAAACCCGCATCGATAATCTCCTGCGCTCGGGCGAACTCCAAAAACGACTCCGGGAGCGGAATACCGAGCTACAGGAAACCCTGCACAAACTCGAACAAACCGAAGCCCAACTCATCCAAAGTGAGAAAATGAACGCTCTCGGTTCGCTCTCCGCCGGGCTGCTCCACGAGATCAACAATCCTCTGAACTACGCCTTTTCGGGAATCCAGCTCCTCGAGATGAATCCGGAGGGCTTAGATGAAGACTCGAAAGAAACGGTCGCCGATATCCGCGACGGGATCAAACGAGTCATCGACGTCATCCGGGATCTCAAGACATTCGCCTACCCCGAAAAACCGGGCCGCCAGAGCCGATTCCCAATTCGCGAGATCGTCGACCCGGCGCGCAAGATCGCTACCCGAGAGCTAGAGGACATCGAGTTCGTCGAGGAATTTTCCGACGACCTCACCCTCGATGGGCAAAAGACCCAGTGGCTCCACGTCCTCATTAACCTTTTCACCAATGCCGGTCGCGCCCTCCACGAGGAACCCGACAACCCTCATCCGCGGATCATTCTCCGCGCCGAGAAAACGGACAAAGGTCTTCTTCTATCCTGCACGGACAATGGTCCGGGGATCCCCAAGGAAATCATCAAACGAATCTTCGATCCTTTCTTCACCACAAGAGATGTTGGAGAAGGCATGGGAATGGGGCTTTCCATTTGCAGAACAATTGTAGAGAATCACGGGGGTTCGATGGAAGTAAAGGCGATCCCGAATCAGGAAACCACTTTCACTATTTTTATTCCGGAATCTCAAACCAAAGAAGATCATGAGTGA
- a CDS encoding type I polyketide synthase — MPQKIAIIGIGLRLPPTSESPDTFWKFLCEAGDAIAPVPSDRWDLRRFYDPDPARPGKTYVARGGFLQNDVRRFDPMAFGISPREANGIDPQQRLLMESAWETFEDAGIPLERIENSRTGVFLGGFCLDHLLQISQPANRTQVSSHSATSGSMTILANRLSYVFNLRGPSFTLDTACSSSLVALHCACRSIENGECELALAGGSNVMMRPEYPIMMSKGHFLSDHGNCRTFDTTAAGYARGEGAAMVLLKPLDKAIADGDAIHAVICGSGINQDGRTSGISLPNSEAQESLMREVYENAGVAPGSVDYVEAHGTGTQAGDPAEARALDAVFREGRSNPLTVGSVKTNIGHLEAAAGIAGIIKTALILRHRKVPQNLHFQNPNPKIPFDEYCLKVPEKSEALPTFEEKAELFAGVNSFGYGGTNAHIILSSPPAPTPATQNPDNETPRIFPFSARSPEALRETASRLAFTIRRRKDLQLDDLYHSLTERRSHLSHRGAIIASSAQDLRSKLMAASTGEESPEIRLSGETASPAKGPVFVCTGMGPQWWAMGRELFEKEPICRETLDEIDASFQRVSGWSIAEAMLASEADSRMTRTEVAQPANFVLQVALARLWQSWGIEPSAIVGHSVGEVSAAYLSGVHTLEEAVAVSYHRSRLQQQEAGKGKMLAVGLSEEGVAPYLEGVEGVSVAAINSFASVTLSGDSEALQSIASRLEEESLFHKFLRVEVAYHSPQMEPLRDELLSSLESLSPKSPKIPLISTVSGDFSDGSEWTADYWWKNVRQPVRFAAATATLLDKEFGHFLEVGPHPVLGNSIREVAADRGHAIHLFPSIRRKEAELATMRTSLADLYDSGISPDWKALSPSSGRFVRLPSYPWQRQSYWSETPEARMDRLGLPGPIYQNQKIHAAHPTWEVEINRGFFPFLPDHGVQNQVVFPGMGYIEAALLLNQSVHGTRSCVLSDVDFEKFLIVESERLQHLVSSLDPETRRFEIASRVQDELESHQRHARGRISPGSDESEAPTLDIASAREQAPRPLPLKALYEKMERRGLHYGPAFRPIEEIQLGPDCFFATIDTGDRDLHQDGHTLHPTILDACLQPILYIARGENLYVPNGIRRVQFFGTKGTRFHAFGRLRKQTAQSLDGDVWIADEEGRAVAIVENVTCQSVDTEAALGEKNDSYIPEWEPEPLEPVDDPKLMGSALLIADEKSTDTALLESLQNQGGEVLRLNESGDLSSQILEALKRTLPEGGPILTFLGTIPCDSEDYEAILSPHQKFLEIARALQSFEHPYDLTVVTRNSTPGLDSGQRGTLTTAAFAALGTLAINESHSGSFRSIDLGNESDGTGIILNEISADSRGEIAWLRGERQVRRLKREPLPTATIPLITTSVDEPIALHPDAGRRIDGLGYRSAQRQEPGPGEVEIRVLAAGIGEKDTLKVLGKLSSIATRDTFSEDHLGLECMGEIVRTGTEVGPDMIGRKVIGFVPGAFCSHATVSADLLVAAPEGLGKAAAGISMAYVTATHALEGVASLRAEERVLILEASGEVGRAAVAVSRRIGATIFATADEDEAHDLEKTQEVRRVYAAGDAGLVETIRRDIGDEGFDVILSPSSTRDHSESLSLLRPGGRFIETGKRRILENGALPLRAFNENLLFASVDTDRLLKQRPTLIRELLEEMVGRFNRGEYNLPACREFPASAVHEAFEVAGKGHEKVILDFSTGTVDIPASTRIPGEIHRDGAYLITGGTSGFGLETAKWLAREGAGRIILLSRRGRDVDGLEESLTQISDETAEVLVEAGDVTDEPTLRRIGELMNSEGLHPAGVIHAAMVLDDAPLPEMTPERFERVMRPKVGGLLAIEKALPCSELDFLVLYSSISSLIGNRGQANYVAANGILDAMAQRLRKKGAPAISINWGALAETGVIARSANLEGILTSAGVEGLTNQEALRFLRRALKADLPHVAAFSVDWNRWKESHPALTTDTRFRKHTEQSSRGEEDPILLELRESIAGKTPEERTSIVERRLAEGLSTILKIPVDRIDSDSKLSNMGVDSLLLLELSLELKKRTGVMIPAMEFLKGPNIRDLCSVILSRVDSSE; from the coding sequence ATGCCTCAAAAAATCGCGATCATCGGAATCGGCCTCCGGCTCCCTCCTACCAGTGAAAGCCCCGACACATTCTGGAAGTTTCTATGCGAGGCGGGCGATGCGATCGCTCCCGTCCCCAGCGACCGCTGGGATCTCCGTCGGTTTTACGACCCGGACCCGGCGCGCCCAGGCAAAACCTATGTAGCCCGCGGGGGATTCCTGCAAAACGACGTGCGGCGTTTCGATCCCATGGCATTCGGAATCTCGCCTCGCGAAGCGAACGGAATAGACCCGCAACAGCGCCTACTCATGGAGAGCGCTTGGGAAACCTTCGAAGACGCGGGAATCCCCTTGGAACGTATTGAGAATTCCCGAACAGGAGTCTTTCTCGGAGGCTTCTGCCTCGATCATCTTCTCCAGATATCTCAACCCGCGAACCGCACCCAGGTATCCTCCCACTCGGCGACGAGCGGGTCGATGACAATACTTGCGAATCGACTTTCCTACGTATTCAACCTACGGGGACCTAGTTTCACCCTCGATACAGCCTGCTCCTCCTCCCTAGTCGCCTTACACTGCGCCTGCCGCTCCATCGAAAATGGAGAATGCGAGCTGGCCCTGGCCGGCGGGTCCAACGTCATGATGCGTCCGGAATATCCGATCATGATGAGCAAGGGGCATTTTCTCTCGGACCACGGGAATTGCCGAACCTTCGACACGACGGCGGCCGGATATGCCCGCGGTGAAGGGGCGGCTATGGTGCTGCTGAAACCGTTGGACAAAGCGATTGCCGACGGGGACGCTATCCACGCCGTCATCTGCGGATCGGGGATCAATCAGGACGGGCGCACCTCGGGCATCTCTCTACCGAACAGCGAAGCGCAGGAATCTCTGATGAGAGAAGTCTACGAGAACGCGGGCGTCGCACCTGGCTCCGTCGATTACGTGGAGGCTCATGGGACCGGAACTCAGGCTGGAGATCCGGCCGAGGCGCGGGCTCTGGACGCAGTGTTTCGGGAAGGCCGCTCCAACCCCCTGACCGTCGGCTCGGTGAAGACCAACATCGGTCACCTCGAAGCCGCTGCGGGTATCGCGGGAATCATCAAAACCGCATTGATCCTCCGTCACCGAAAGGTTCCCCAAAACCTCCACTTCCAGAACCCCAACCCCAAGATTCCCTTCGACGAATATTGCCTCAAAGTTCCCGAGAAAAGCGAGGCTCTCCCCACTTTCGAAGAAAAGGCCGAGCTCTTCGCCGGCGTCAATTCATTCGGCTATGGCGGCACGAATGCCCACATCATTCTCTCCAGCCCTCCAGCCCCCACCCCGGCCACCCAGAATCCCGATAACGAAACTCCCCGGATCTTCCCGTTTTCGGCGAGGAGCCCGGAGGCCCTGCGCGAGACCGCTTCGCGCCTGGCCTTCACGATCCGGCGCCGGAAAGATCTACAACTCGACGACCTCTACCACAGCTTAACAGAACGGCGATCCCACCTAAGTCATCGGGGAGCGATCATCGCCTCCAGCGCTCAAGATCTCCGGTCGAAGCTGATGGCAGCTTCGACCGGAGAGGAATCTCCCGAAATTCGCCTTTCGGGAGAAACGGCTTCACCCGCTAAGGGACCCGTATTCGTCTGCACTGGTATGGGCCCGCAGTGGTGGGCGATGGGTCGAGAACTCTTCGAGAAGGAACCGATCTGTCGTGAAACACTCGACGAGATCGACGCTTCATTTCAGCGCGTCAGTGGTTGGTCGATCGCCGAAGCGATGCTCGCGAGCGAAGCCGACTCCCGCATGACCCGCACGGAAGTCGCCCAACCGGCGAATTTCGTTCTACAGGTGGCTTTGGCTCGGCTCTGGCAATCCTGGGGCATTGAGCCCAGCGCCATCGTCGGCCACAGTGTTGGAGAAGTCTCGGCGGCCTATCTATCCGGAGTCCATACCTTGGAAGAAGCGGTCGCCGTCAGCTACCACCGTAGTCGTCTCCAGCAACAAGAGGCGGGCAAAGGGAAGATGCTGGCCGTGGGACTCTCGGAAGAAGGAGTTGCTCCCTACCTCGAAGGGGTTGAGGGCGTCTCGGTCGCAGCGATCAACAGCTTCGCATCTGTCACGCTTTCCGGAGATTCGGAGGCCCTGCAATCGATTGCCTCGCGTCTCGAGGAGGAGAGCCTTTTCCATAAATTTCTCCGCGTCGAAGTGGCTTACCACAGCCCGCAGATGGAACCACTTCGGGATGAGCTCCTGTCTTCGCTCGAATCACTCTCTCCGAAAAGCCCGAAAATTCCGCTGATCTCGACGGTCAGCGGGGATTTCTCGGACGGCAGCGAATGGACGGCGGATTACTGGTGGAAGAACGTCCGCCAACCCGTTCGCTTCGCCGCCGCGACCGCTACCCTGCTCGACAAGGAGTTCGGCCATTTCCTGGAAGTCGGCCCGCATCCGGTCCTCGGCAATTCCATCCGAGAGGTCGCTGCTGACCGGGGACACGCCATCCACCTCTTTCCCTCGATTCGCCGCAAGGAAGCGGAACTCGCCACGATGCGCACGTCACTGGCCGACCTATACGACTCTGGAATATCTCCGGACTGGAAAGCCCTCTCGCCCTCGTCGGGTCGATTTGTCCGGTTGCCGTCCTATCCGTGGCAGCGTCAATCCTATTGGAGCGAAACCCCGGAAGCGCGGATGGACCGACTCGGACTCCCCGGGCCCATTTACCAAAACCAGAAAATCCACGCAGCGCACCCCACCTGGGAAGTAGAGATCAATCGGGGCTTTTTCCCATTTCTCCCTGACCATGGAGTGCAGAACCAAGTGGTTTTCCCGGGTATGGGCTACATCGAAGCGGCGCTCCTCCTCAACCAGAGTGTTCACGGCACCCGGAGTTGCGTGCTAAGCGACGTGGATTTCGAGAAGTTCCTCATCGTCGAATCCGAACGACTTCAACACCTCGTTTCTTCCCTCGATCCGGAAACCCGCCGTTTCGAGATCGCCAGCCGCGTGCAGGACGAACTCGAAAGCCATCAGCGCCATGCGCGAGGAAGAATCTCCCCCGGCTCAGACGAGAGCGAAGCGCCCACCCTCGACATCGCATCGGCCCGGGAACAAGCCCCCCGCCCGCTTCCCCTCAAGGCCCTGTATGAAAAGATGGAACGCCGCGGACTTCACTACGGCCCCGCATTCCGCCCTATCGAAGAAATCCAGCTGGGCCCCGATTGTTTCTTCGCCACCATCGATACGGGTGACCGCGATCTCCACCAAGACGGGCACACGCTTCACCCCACAATTCTCGATGCCTGCCTCCAACCTATTCTCTACATCGCACGAGGAGAGAACCTGTATGTCCCAAATGGTATTCGTCGTGTCCAATTTTTCGGCACGAAGGGCACTCGATTCCACGCCTTTGGTAGACTGCGCAAGCAAACGGCCCAGTCTCTCGACGGCGACGTCTGGATCGCCGACGAGGAGGGCCGGGCGGTCGCCATCGTCGAAAACGTCACCTGCCAATCGGTAGACACCGAAGCTGCGCTCGGGGAAAAGAACGACAGCTACATCCCCGAATGGGAACCGGAGCCACTGGAACCCGTAGACGACCCCAAGTTGATGGGTTCGGCACTCCTCATCGCCGACGAAAAATCGACCGACACCGCTCTACTCGAGTCCCTCCAGAATCAAGGCGGAGAAGTACTCCGACTCAATGAAAGCGGCGACCTTTCCTCACAAATCCTCGAAGCGTTGAAGCGAACCCTCCCCGAAGGAGGCCCGATCCTCACCTTCCTCGGAACGATTCCGTGCGATTCGGAAGACTACGAAGCAATCCTATCCCCTCATCAGAAGTTTCTGGAAATCGCCCGCGCCCTCCAGTCATTCGAGCACCCCTACGACCTGACCGTTGTCACTCGAAACAGCACACCGGGCCTCGACTCCGGCCAAAGGGGAACCCTTACGACAGCGGCATTCGCGGCCCTGGGGACCTTGGCTATCAACGAAAGCCATTCCGGCAGTTTCCGATCCATCGACCTCGGCAACGAATCCGACGGAACCGGAATCATCCTGAACGAAATCTCGGCGGACTCGCGGGGAGAGATCGCCTGGTTGCGGGGAGAACGGCAGGTTCGTCGATTGAAAAGAGAGCCACTGCCGACCGCCACAATCCCTCTCATCACCACCTCGGTCGACGAACCGATCGCCTTACATCCGGATGCGGGCCGGCGTATCGACGGCCTCGGATATCGAAGCGCTCAAAGACAAGAGCCGGGTCCAGGCGAGGTGGAAATCAGAGTCCTCGCCGCAGGCATCGGCGAAAAGGATACACTCAAAGTCCTTGGCAAGCTGAGTAGCATCGCCACCCGCGATACTTTCTCCGAAGATCATCTCGGCCTGGAATGCATGGGAGAAATCGTGCGCACTGGCACAGAAGTCGGCCCAGACATGATCGGACGCAAAGTCATCGGCTTCGTCCCTGGAGCGTTTTGTTCCCATGCAACCGTCTCCGCCGACCTTCTCGTCGCCGCCCCGGAAGGGCTTGGAAAGGCAGCCGCCGGCATCTCAATGGCCTACGTCACCGCAACCCACGCGCTCGAAGGAGTCGCATCTCTCCGAGCCGAGGAGCGGGTGTTGATTCTAGAAGCCTCCGGCGAAGTGGGCCGGGCCGCGGTCGCCGTATCTCGTCGCATCGGTGCCACGATCTTCGCGACAGCCGATGAAGACGAAGCTCACGACCTCGAAAAAACTCAGGAAGTCCGGCGAGTCTATGCTGCCGGAGATGCGGGATTGGTCGAAACGATCCGGCGGGATATCGGAGACGAAGGTTTCGACGTGATTCTCAGCCCCTCATCCACCCGCGATCATTCGGAGAGCCTTTCCCTGCTTCGCCCCGGCGGACGCTTCATCGAGACGGGGAAGAGGCGTATCCTGGAGAACGGGGCATTACCTTTACGGGCCTTCAACGAAAACCTTCTTTTCGCCTCAGTCGATACGGACCGCCTCCTGAAGCAACGGCCCACTTTGATCCGGGAACTACTGGAAGAGATGGTGGGTCGATTTAACCGGGGCGAATACAACCTGCCGGCTTGCCGGGAATTCCCCGCCTCCGCAGTGCACGAGGCATTCGAAGTTGCGGGAAAGGGCCACGAAAAAGTGATCCTCGATTTCTCTACCGGCACGGTGGACATCCCCGCTTCAACGCGCATACCGGGGGAAATCCATCGCGACGGGGCCTACCTCATCACCGGTGGAACCTCCGGCTTCGGTCTGGAAACGGCGAAGTGGCTGGCCCGGGAAGGCGCGGGCAGGATCATTCTCCTCAGCCGCCGCGGACGGGACGTGGACGGACTGGAAGAAAGCCTCACCCAGATTTCGGACGAGACCGCGGAGGTGCTGGTCGAAGCGGGCGACGTGACGGACGAGCCGACCCTACGACGCATCGGCGAACTCATGAACTCGGAGGGACTTCACCCGGCCGGAGTCATCCACGCGGCCATGGTTCTTGACGACGCGCCCCTCCCCGAGATGACCCCTGAGCGATTCGAACGAGTCATGCGGCCGAAAGTGGGCGGACTCCTCGCGATCGAGAAGGCCCTGCCCTGTTCCGAACTCGATTTCCTCGTCCTCTACTCTTCCATTTCGTCGCTGATCGGAAATCGCGGCCAGGCCAACTATGTTGCCGCAAACGGTATTCTCGACGCCATGGCCCAAAGACTCCGGAAAAAGGGCGCTCCGGCCATCTCGATCAACTGGGGGGCCCTTGCAGAAACCGGGGTCATCGCCCGGTCCGCCAACCTCGAAGGCATTTTGACCTCGGCGGGAGTCGAGGGCCTCACCAATCAGGAGGCCTTGCGATTTCTGCGGCGAGCGCTGAAGGCGGACCTGCCCCACGTCGCCGCCTTTTCGGTGGACTGGAACCGCTGGAAGGAGAGCCATCCGGCACTGACCACCGACACGCGTTTCCGCAAGCACACCGAACAATCCTCGAGAGGAGAGGAAGACCCAATTTTATTAGAACTACGTGAATCCATTGCTGGCAAAACTCCGGAAGAACGGACTTCGATCGTTGAGCGGCGACTGGCCGAGGGACTCTCGACCATTCTGAAGATTCCAGTCGATCGGATCGACTCGGACTCGAAGCTGAGCAACATGGGTGTCGATTCGCTTTTACTCCTGGAGTTGAGCCTAGAGCTCAAAAAGCGCACCGGTGTCATGATCCCGGCCATGGAATTCCTCAAGGGTCCGAACATTCGGGACCTGTGCTCCGTCATCCTCTCGCGGGTCGATTCCTCCGAATAA